A segment of the Lycium ferocissimum isolate CSIRO_LF1 chromosome 10, AGI_CSIRO_Lferr_CH_V1, whole genome shotgun sequence genome:
TGTCGCCCATCACTTGGTGGATCTCCGCGGACCCTTTCACTTTTTGTAAAATGTACCTTCCGTTGTTCATTAGGAAAATGTGGCGTAATGGGGGGTCCCTGTACAGGTTCGATTTTGCCACAAGATTTGTGTCCAAAAGGTCCATTATCGTCACGAGTTGGATTGAGAATGGCGATGTCCCGGCTACCGTTTCGTGTGGGCTTTCGCTTTCTGCTTCTACCTCCAAGAATGGTTTTAATTTGGCAGGGGAACTGGAATTGGAATTGGATTGCTCTGATTTTACATGTTGCTGGAAAATGTGCTCTAGGGTTACTTTGTATTCACATGcatattttaaataattcatgACGTAACGCGTTAGCGGGTGCACTGCTCCTCCGGGGACAGGTGTCCTTGCTACGTCGTTTTTAATGGAATTTTCCAGATCGCAAAAGATGCTCACGGCTGCTTCCCCTAACCTGTCCGTGGTAGCTTGAATCTCGGAATTTAATTCGTTCTCACATTCGTTGGAACACGACTTGTTGATCGATGGAATGAGGTCGCGCATCGCTTCATACATGTCTAGATATTTGAAGAGCTTCTCCGCAGAGCGTTTGGTCATTGTCACAGCCTCAACAAAGTCGAGTAGGTGAATGGCAATCGCGCGGGCAAGGTTGCTAAATAGGCTTTGAGAAATCGTTGGAGACTCGGAGAAAATAGTATCTCCGAGTCTCTTTTCGCCAGGGAAGagagttgttgaacaacttttTACAACTCTGATCCACCTTGTAATCTCTCCTTCTAAAGAATCCCATGGCATTCTTTGAACATCTTCCATGTTTATCTTCTCGAATTCGAGCTTTTTCATTTGTTCGCTGAATGCATTTCTTCGCGATATTGAGTACACTTGACAACATTCTGTTTCATAGCCATCTAAGATCATGGCAGAGGCGATGCGGTTCATTCTTGTTACCGCGTCCTGAGGAAACGAGGGATATTCCTCGTCTCCACTGGATTCCGAAAGGGTCAATACACATTGTTCCCCATCtactaatagcctgtttgaaTTGAAGGAAGAATGTTTGTGAATTTTATTAACATTGGAAGAAGAGTCTTTTGAATTCTCTTCTAACAAGGTTCTCAACTCTTCTTCCATGAACATCATGGCCCTTTGCAGGACCATGCTCGTTCTGTTCAACGACCTCGTGGTCATTGAACCTGATGGAAATTCACTCAAGGAATTCGTCAACTTGGATAAACGTGACACCGCTTCTATGAAAAAGTTGTCCTCCTCTGtcattttgcaaaattttgtGGCCGAACTTTCACAAGTATTGTGCTTGTTGATCTTCAACTCGATGATTTTGGAGAAAGTCTCAACCGCGTCAGGGACTTCAGGGGGATTCGATTTATCATGACATGTGGAAAGTTCATCAACGAATCGATCAATATCTTCGGATAATTTCTCAACATCCTCATTGTGATGCTCCAACTCTTCCTGGCTGCTCTTTCTTGAGTTTGGATCGGTAGACGTGGCCGAATGAGGCGGTTTCGGACTGCCTGtaaagctaccatttttatctAGGTGATTCTTCACCATTTTTGCTATAATGTATTAGAGATAGGTGGATTGGGAAAATGTAACAAGAAATATGGTAAAgttatgaaaaatgagaaaaaccaagaaaaaagaatttgattgagaatgaagaatgaaatgaTGATGTTTGGTTTTTGTGATAGAACGAGTTTATGGGAATATAGGTTTATTTTTCGGTAGATTGGTTGGTAACAAGTTGACTGTTGACCCGGTTAACAAGCTTATAATTGTGCTTCTCACGACTTATATCTTTGTGTTGAGCATGATTGGATTGCATTTTCTTAGTAATGGCTCTCCACTGCTTTTGCATTTTAATTATTGTTAATATAGAAGCATAGCTACCTATTAGTCCACAAAAACTAACGGAATATTCATTAAGAGTCAACCGCCAAGGTTGCGGTGGAAGGTATGTACCCCTTACCTAGAGGTTTTTCGAGTTCGAATCCAAGTTTTTCGAGTTCGAACCCTGAGAATGAAACCAGATAAAAATCTAACACCTAATTTTGATATTTGCATTATGAATTATGTTCTGAGCATGTTTATAAGTTGGTCTTTTactatttatgacttgttgtgatgGTTTGAGATGAAACCTCAGAAGTTTGGATGAGTGTGAGATCAATATTGAGCTAACAAACTGTGTTGACATAGTTTTACTAGGGGTGGCAAAATCAACCCGGATCCGCCCGGTATTTTTACAAGTTGGATCATGACCGGTTTGTTGAGTTAACCCAACGGTTTCGTTCTTGTATTTTGGGACTTCCCATGTCATGGGTTGCAACATTTTTTAGATGAGATCATCACGAATCACTGAGGTAACAGTTCTAAAAAATTTCTTGGGTTATTTACATGAGTTAATTCGATTTTTATCTCCCAAGTCATGAGCTTAGACATGGAAATGTGGAACTTCAACCCCAAAGCACCAGCTAAGAAAATGAAGATTTGAGTGACCAAATGGGCTCCCATTAAGAATCTAAGCATAAATTTGGACTTGTTAGATCATGGATAATTCAAAAGATATTTAGCATTATCTACAATGTCTCTTCACCGCTGACTAGAATTGTAAGTAGAAATTCACATTCCACCCTAGAATTAATTTTTCGGATGGTCCTTCAAATTATAGAAATAACTTACTAAGGTCACTTTTGTCTATTTAGACCAACAACATTATTCATTACTCCATAAAATAACTACTACATTAAAAGCACTAACATAAATGTCTCCTAAATTTGAAAGTAGGTCTAAGATTATCTACAAATATACTTTGTGCATATTAAATCTTCTAAATTTATCAGCACTAAGCACTTTTAATCTTATATTAACATCGATAGTTAAAATTAATCGACAATCATGTGAggaaattcaaataaatttctatGATATGCAGCATTCTAGTTTCATTTGTTTCATGTGCTTCACGGGCTAGACAGCCCACATAACTAAAACATCTAAAACACTTATAGCCCTtaataaccaaaaaaatatcaatgtcaaacaaaaacaaaaactagaGTTATAGTGAAAAGGGAAattagaaagagaagaagaaaatggaaaTAAACAATACTATGATACTTGTGACCTGGAAACCTGATGATAACACAAAATTCTTGATAACCTTAAGGAGCCAAGATAACTCCatgcttgtgatattaagatcCTGGGATCCAGTAGTTGTGGGCACATGCTCCTCaagaaatattttcattttagagTACTAACATGGTTAAACAGTCATGAGATTGTTGATTAATTTTAACTACCGGTgttaacataaaatttaaaatgctTCGTTCCGAtaaatttaaaagatttaaCATGCATAAaagtatatgtataagataattTTAGACTTactcaaatttcttttttcttcataaaacatgtatagtCTTTGTTTAGCAAAGACAAATAAATAGGTGATTCCATAACCTCTACAAGTTAAAATACCATTGATGACAATAGAGGGCTGATATAGTATTTGTACAAGAACCTATTGGATGATCACCACAAAATTCCTAGAGATAGCTTACCCATGTAGTTCTTGTTCGATTGAGTTACGTTTGGTTTCAGTGACTGAAAAATACTCCTCTATCTCCCATGTAAAACTACCAGAGTAACATTTAAAACATGGGCTGAGAAACATTCGTTCAAGTACCGTTGCACTTCTCATAATATAAACAACAAATTCAATATCTTCTCTGGTTCCATAAAATCCGCCGAATGTCACTTCTTTTAGCTCACCGTGGTATATAGGAGATAATAAAGGAGGCCTTATGCTACTTCCTCTTACTCCCCTTTCTGTCCTCGCTTGCACTGCTTCCAAATAGTGAAGAAGAGGACAGTAGCCTAAGAGAGGGGAAATTTTGACTATGTCAAAGTCATACGTGAACACAAGTACCAAGGTTAGCTCCCCAAGGTTTCTGAACATCTGTATCTCGGTTGGGAAGTTATTTATCTGAGACTGGTCAGATTTGACCGTTAAAGATTTAACCTGAGCAGGTAAATCTCttgcaaaatcaccaaataTGTATGGCATTGCAGCGGCTCTTCTAAAATTAATCATTACATTCtccaaaattggaaaaaaagaaaaataaaatcttactttGCTATGAAATATACACTCAAACAAACGAAGATTTTTAGCCCGGAGATCAATCTCTTCCAATCCGCCACAAGCAAAGAAAACAACGGAGTGTACCAGAGATGTGTAGCTTATACGGAAGTTTGCAATAATTTAGCACTAACCTGTTAAGATTCAAACAAGACGAAAAGATACCCTCAACTTGCACGCTTTCTAACAAAACACCCAATAGCCTAAGGGTAAAGCAAATGTTCCAATGAGGATGCCTAAGAGAGAAGCTCAAGAGAAAATTTAAACAACTCGTTAGGGTTGCGGATGGGGTTGGAGTTGTAGATGGGTCGATTAGTTCCACAATCAAAAGTAAGACATAGTCTTTCAACACCTAATCTTGAAATAGAATGCATCCATTGTTCAAATTCACTAGAAAAATTTCTCCCAAAGCAAAAGGTCATCCCAACATTAGCCACTTTATGACCCGAATAAAGTTGCAATAACTGATTTACTCCTTTCAAGAATTTTTGCTGATAATTAGGGCAACGAGTGTGACCGGAAGGCCCAATCCAAACATGTTAAGGCATGTGAATTCTAACCTAGGCATAGAGGCAAATAGATATTTCCACCTTTTAGATAAGATGCTCATCCTAACAGCATCTATTACTGTCAAATTTGCGAGAATGGAAGACAAAACATCATCGGGAAGCTGACTGAAGTAATCCTCCTTTGCATCTGAcaaatctttctctttttctccgTAAAGAGGTACCAACACTTTTTTGTTAATGGACGAACTTTAGTTCTTGGTCTCTTACCAAAAAACACGTAATAATTCAGGCAAAGAGCAATACCGCCCAATGTAAGCAACGGCAAAATTAGTCGTCCATCAGCAAGTGCCATATCACTAGAATCTTTTAACTAacaaatacatgtatatgtatgtgttatgtgTATTATGTAGTTCTGCTGTTCCGAGAGAGAAAGCACTCCAACTTGGGACACAAGACAAGGGTATTCTGTTAAGTGTtaagtgtttttctttttcacttttcactCCAACTTGGGACACAAGACAAGGGTATTCTGTTAAGTGTtaagtgtttttctttttcactttttctttcttaaaattaaGGAACATTTATGGTATCCTTTTGTTAGGATTTGACATAAATTTTTacattttatttgaattttatcataattgtgttttatttcaaaaatgatTTCTTAGTGGAAAAAGTTTCCTCGGTTGAACAGGTTTTCTTGGTGAAAAAAGactttgtatttatttttacttggaggaaaagttttTGACTTTTATAAATTGAAAATACTTCCTTCTCTACAATAACACAATGACATCCATAATAAGTCTTTAAAAGAGTCTCGTTTTGGGAAAGATTGAAAGATTATTCTCTCAATAACTTTGTCtattagtttaatttttttttttcatataaagGCAATTAACCAAaccatattaaaatattatacgTCTTTATTATAGTTCACTTTAATGTCCTATTTATGGTCGTTCAAAGGTTTGCCATTATTAACTTCGTCATGACGGCTTGTTAATTCgatttcaataattttttatttaaaaaagaaccatgaaattttaatatattttattaaaataagagtgattttattggtatacaaaacaaaaataagtgTCTTTACTAAGTCACTTCCTTAATTTGAATGACCAACTCTGGTATAATAACTGCCCCGATTCACCCCCAttcctcccaaaaaaaaaaaaatctggttcACCATATCCATTTCTATTACTATGCTGCTTTTTTATTAGACACTTGGAAATTTATATTCAGCGTAAAATAGAGAAAGACAATAACTTGCTTCAAAATCCACACGAGGTTCTATGGTGTAGTGGTTAGCACTCTGGACTTTGAATCCAGCGACCTGGGTTCGACTCCCGGTAGGACCTTAAATGTTTTATCTTTTATGCTCACATTTTAATTTCGGAAAAGgggcaaatataccccttttaCCCTTGtgaaagggtcaaatatatccctcgttatactttgggtttaAATATACTCCACCATTATATTATTGGTTCAAACATATCCTCTTCCGTTAAAGTTATTCAAGGTGGCTAATCAATCCTACGTGACACTAATATtagatgaggtggatgccacgtggcatgccacctcaccacctCTAACTCATTTTACTCCTCTCTTCTATTTGTTCTTTCATTACTAGAATTTCCTTTTCCCTCCACCACCATTACCGCCATATAGTTGAAGCtctggaagaagaaaaagaagtccTTATTCTCCAACCTTCCCCCACTGCAACATCTGTGTGTTTCTTCTCTGCATTCCAACATACATCtacacaaaagaacaaaagaaagtatTTTGCCTATCCAAAACTGTAAGTAACATTATTTCAGTtcttaacaaaataattttgggaaaataCACTTCGATTTGTAATTTCAGGTTCTCAAAGAACCAGTATAGCCTgcttcaaaaaagaaaagagctaATAAGATTGCCCTTTTTCATTAATGTTATAGAATAGATCAAACCAAAAAATTTAGTGCCACGTAGGATTGGCATGCCACGTAGCATCTACCTCATCTAATGTTAGTGCCACGTAGGATTGGTTATCCACCTTAAACAACTTTAACgaaggaggggtatatttgaaccaatagtataacggcaaGAATATATTTggacctaaagtataacgaggggtatatttgacccttttccaatagtaaaggtgtatatttggcccttttccattttATATTCTTCTTTTGCACCCATTTTCAGGAAAATTACACGCACAGTCACCCTTGGCCTATTGTACTTTCAAATTGCCCATAGAGTTTAATTGGGACCAGAAATTCAattgttttgtttcttttgtttattaaagTTGCTTAACGGTTAAATTCATAGCTAGTCGAAGTTGAAGTCCAATTCAATTCGTATAATTTCATCTATTATGCTCTTACTGGCATGTCTACCAATTAGAATAAGGACAATCAGACTAACCCCAAAATATAACAATCGCTAGAAAAATCGGTCCCCTTTCTGCCTTTCTTACTTGATTCAAACTTTATGCTGACCTCACATAAATTGTCCTGAAAAAATTAGACAACAGCATCTACGTATTAAACTTAAcgaggagaaaaaagaaatcaaaatttataGGAAGATGAAAGCACCTTCAAAATATATCCAATTGCTTAGATGAATAAGTGGAATATGATTCGAGTTGATGTACAATAAGGACTAAATTGTGATGAGATCTTTGTTGGTTAAAGCATCTGTCACAATGTCACAACTTTATTCTCCCAATTTCCTAGATCCTTTGATTCCGAGGGGATAAAAAATGTGACTGACGATAAGGCTGccatttgcattttttttaactatcGTGTTCATCTTGTTTGATTACTCTCTATTTCTAAGTTTCTGTTTCTTAGCGAGATGTTTCTGAGATTTGAACGTAAATTTGTGCCAGAGCCTAATCAAACAGGTTCAAAAGCGGTAGATAGTCTTGTTGATATAGATCGTAGTCAACGAGAACTATAATGGGAGACTAATAAATTGGAAAAACTGTCATTGTTATCACTATTATATTAAACCAAAAGCAATTGAACTCAAAGGTCATCTTTGAGAGTGAGACATTATATTGTGTCTATGTAGCAGTCAGATAGAAACGCTCAACTGTGGCACAATTAgttcaaattctttcagaagcGAATGCTTCGAAATATTCTATTCTTGTAATAGTCGTGGCTTCGGATCCTGCTCCTCTAGAATTTTTGGCCTCATATTTTGGGCATGCCATGGGGAGAATATTTCGCGATAATTGAATGTACGTGTTAATAATCTATTATGATCTTAGTAAACAGGCGATAGCATATTGGTAAATGTCATTATTGTTATTCTGACTACCCCGTCGATATCTTTCGTACAATTTGTTTCAAGTTAAAGTTATTATGGTACAtttatttaaactttaatcAATCTGACCCCCAAATTAAAACAGATGAGAAATTTTATTAAGGGTGACTTTTTAGTTTCAAAATTAAGAATGGGCAACTCAAGTTAATCTTATTGAGTAGGGGTGACTCTTTTGAGATTAGTGCTAATGATACTAATTTTAAAATCCCTCAAGTTTTATTATTTACACAAAGcccctcctccccccccccccctcccccgccGCTGCCACCACCCCTCCTCCACTTACTCCTCCTCCACCGCTACCACCGACCCCCCACCTCCGCCACCAACTATGCCTCCTCTACCGCTGCCACCACCCCACCTCCGCCACCAACTACGCCTCCTTCATCGCTACCACCACCCCAACCTCCGCCACTAATTGTGTCTCCTCTACCGCTGCCACCATCCCATGGCGGCTCCGCGACCAACTACGTCTCCTCTTCCGtcgccaccaccaccaccccctCCACCTCTTCCTCTGCTACCACTACCTCTACCTCCCTTACCGCCACCACTAGCACCACCTTTTTCTCCACCTTTTTGCCTCACTTTCACCCTTCACTTTCTGCAGAAAAATTCAACAACTTCGGTAAACTATTGCAATAGCTATcgaagttgttgaaacaattactgaaacttgttgcaacagctatcgaagttgttgcaacaattactgaaatttgttggaacaacttcagaatttattgcaacaactataatagttgttgcaacaactcgaAAATGccgagttgttgcaacaaatttcaataactgttgcaacaacttttaaaatttattgaatTTTCTACAGATTTTTTATCaatgaattgaaaaaaaaaatcaaatttttccaCAAAATTCTTACTGCCGAAGCAAAATAGTCCgtagaataagaaaaaaaagaggagaccAATCCGTTGCCACCACCAACACCCACACCGCCTCCTCCGCCGCCATCACCAACACCCACACTGCCTCCTCCGCCGCCACCTCCTCCGCCACCATCAACACCCACACTGCCTCATCTGTTGCCACCACCAACACCCACACCGCCTCTTCCTCCGCCGCCGCCATCATCACTACCACCACCGccgaagagaagaagaaagacatggcagaaagagaagaaagaagaaagaatgagataaAGAGGAGAGAaggatttgaattttgaaatattaaaGTAGGAGGGAAAACaggatttgaattttgaaatattaaaGTAGGAGGGaaaactttttcaaattttaaatattacatTTCAGCTCCCAATTAACTTAATCAAATATTAAGTGGGTTTTGACCTTGACTGGTCAAAGTTATGACATTTTCTAATTTCAAAATATGAATGGTACTTTAAGTTAAATTATCTAAAAACAGATGGAGTAATCAACTTATTAGTTACGGTGGTTGTCTTGTCATATAGTGTAACTGAAAGGTTTCTGGAATATTGTTCATGGATAATTTCACAAATTAAACTTTGTTTTAAATTCACAACCTTTCTTTGGTTTTGCAGCATTGCATCCTAATATTGTTTTTAATTGGAAGAAATATGGCATTTTGTAGTGCTAGCTAGAGGCAGGGGCATCTCAATGAGTTAGGGGACCTAAAATGAAATCTTAGTTTGAGgccttaaaaatatatttgaatttttttcttttattaaccATATAGATGTAAAGATTCCAGTCAATATTTTGTTATAATCAACTTcttatagtatttttatttGACTGAATATATTGAGTAGAGTATTATTTTTTGATTATACAATTTTTGTTGAAACTTTTCTTTCTAAATTGAGTCTTAAGCATCAATATGGAGTCAATTAGCTCAAAGCAGGTACAAAATCCATTGTCAAGTGAAAAACAATTCGATTTGAAATGTGAATATGAGTAACGAAACATGCAATAGTTTTAAGGGTAAACTTCCTGGTGTTCATATCAAACTATAGTAATTTACCATAGCTAACTCATCAATTAAAGTCaaagtttattttaataaattataGAATGTAAAGACATGTTCATATGTTCATTAATTTGGTATAAAAATCTAATGTGAGTAAGCTTTTACAATTCCAATGATTATTGACGAAGTTGGTAATAAATCAATCTCATACATGTTGGGACCTAAGGCAACGGCCTAAGTAGCCTAGGGGTTGAGCCGCCCCTAGCTAGAGGGAATAGTCTATACCCTAAGATCTCTTCTAAATGGATTGATTAAATATTTATCAACCTTGACTAATATCCTGATTACTCAGTGAAGTATTGGACAAACCTTACGAAATGCACAAGTTATTTTACACTAAGAAGCTTTAGCGACGCACCACTCATGTAAAGAAGATAATAATTGGTCTGTCTTAATCTCAAAAAAATTAACTCATGAGATGAAGTTTGCCTAAAACATATAAAAGAGTCAATTAGCATACTATCAATCAATATTGAACTCTAACATTTCCGCACGTCCAGAGTTCATTACTATATGTAATAAGGGGGAATCCAaattttttgtagtcctcacaacaCTCTTTGATCCTTTAAGGCTTCTTCACGTGGCTGGTCTTTTCCCCTACATCATTTCCACTTGGGCCTTGTCATTACTACTATATGTtaggtatatttacatttttgtaCTTTGAGGTTTCCTTGTCTtatttggtgtttgtttggtaaacaaaatttttatttaaCTGTTAGACAAAGTCATTCATCGGgtaagacttttaaaactttctTTGTGCACATGAATTggttcctttaaaaaaaaaaaaaaaaaaaaaaaaacagagaatTGATTCTTTATTGCCTCCATGTTTTAATGAATTTTATGTAAACTATAAGCAATTTTACTCTACAATTAGTAAGAGAGAAACCCACTTTTGAATGAGAAGAATTGCAATTTGTAATACTTTTCGTATAGTTTTCAAGTATgtaagttttaattttaaaatattgatctaatctaattcaatttggCTTCGAAGATTAGTTAAATTGACTCGAGAAGTGAAACATGATACGTATTTCATGCCAGAGAAAATGCAATTagataactttatttttttaattatagttTAATGGCATACTTTAAGAATTGATCTAATTTTGTTTACTAATAATGTCGCAATGTGCATATGATCACAAACACATGTAATCAACAAAGATTTCACTTGGGTAAattcgattaaaaaaaaaaacttataacgttgttaaatacttttaaaatgtaTCAAAAATGTAAATCTTAGTTCTTCCATTTCAATCAAACAAAGGGTTTCATAGTACAAAAGTTAACTAATCTAATTTTACATGCGCACTCTTTTAGCATAAATTTACCTAATAAATGACTATTGAAACGAGACT
Coding sequences within it:
- the LOC132035132 gene encoding exocyst complex component EXO70C1-like, with protein sequence MVKNHLDKNGSFTGSPKPPHSATSTDPNSRKSSQEELEHHNEDVEKLSEDIDRFVDELSTCHDKSNPPEVPDAVETFSKIIELKINKHNTCESSATKFCKMTEEDNFFIEAVSRLSKLTNSLSEFPSGSMTTRSLNRTSMVLQRAMMFMEEELRTLLEENSKDSSSNVNKIHKHSSFNSNRLLVDGEQCVLTLSESSGDEEYPSFPQDAVTRMNRIASAMILDGYETECCQVYSISRRNAFSEQMKKLEFEKINMEDVQRMPWDSLEGEITRWIRVVKSCSTTLFPGEKRLGDTIFSESPTISQSLFSNLARAIAIHLLDFVEAVTMTKRSAEKLFKYLDMYEAMRDLIPSINKSCSNECENELNSEIQATTDRLGEAAVSIFCDLENSIKNDVARTPVPGGAVHPLTRYVMNYLKYACEYKVTLEHIFQQHVKSEQSNSNSSSPAKLKPFLEVEAESESPHETVAGTSPFSIQLVTIMDLLDTNLVAKSNLYRDPPLRHIFLMNNGRYILQKVKGSAEIHQVMGDTWCRRRSTIVRQYHKNYQRETWGKVLQILSHDGMQVHGKVAKTTVKERFKNFNAMFDEIHRTQSTWVVSDEQLQSELRVSISALVIPAYRSFFGRFRQYLDNPKQAEKYIKYQPEDIETLIDDFFDGNTTSMARRKT